In the genome of Candidatus Latescibacterota bacterium, the window TAATATCGACTACGATACGCAGGGATTGGCGTGGGGCCTCGGTTTCAGGATAGACACCAGCCAGACTTCGGATCTTGGATTCGATTATGCGTGGGAAGATCTCGGATACCTTGGCGCGGCTCACAGAGTGACGCTGAACTTTAGCTACTAGGTGGTGAATAGAGTCTGAATTCGCGGGCTGACCAGATGAACAGGATTTTAAAGATTCATTTATTGATTCTGCTCTTCATCGTCGGTTCATCTGGAGATAGTGCGGGGCAGACTTTCAGAGGGTCCGGAGATTTCGAATTCTTCCTGGATGCCGGTTCGCTTCCACAGAGGAGTGGACGGGTAATCGAATTCTTCCAGATCGCGATTCCCACGAAAGAGATCAAATACGTAAGAAAGGACGGCAGTTATCAAGCTGCCGTTTCTGTTTATCTGCTTCTCTCGCAGGGAGAAGACAGGATATACGAAAAGAAGTTGATGATAAACGACCCCAGGGAGTTTCTACCCTCTGTCACCGATCTGACAGGCTTTATTTATATCGCGGATTCGGTGAGTGTGGATCCTGGATCCTACCTTCTCAGCGCGCGGGTCGAGGACCTGAACCGCAAAAAAAAGACATTGATGGGGTTGCTGAAGAAAAAGCATGATAACTCGGTATTCGAGAAAGAGCCACTCGAAATAGCCGGCTTTCAGAAGGACCGCCTTATCGTCAGCGCGCCCTTCCTTCTCTGGGGCAGGAAACCTGACGGGCAGTATATTCCAAACCCGATCCAGATCTACGGCCTCAAGAATGATACACTCTCCTTTTTTGCTCAGGCGTTGCTTCCAGAAGATTCTGACGTGACCACTCTTGATCTGTTCATGTCAGTGTTCGACCAGAAGGGGGAGAGGATAGATTCTGTCGAGATGGTCAGTCGGGTCAGGGGAGGCAGAGCTTTCATCTTCGGGGCATTCGATGTCAACGCTTATCCTGCTGGAGCATACAGGCTTACGATCGAGGCGACCGGTAAGGGGCTTTTCGCGCTGGTAGGTAAAGATTTTTCCGTAGTCTGGGAATTGATGAACTGGAAACGGCCAAGAAGGGATATCCTCGTCGAGGCGAGGATAATATTCAATGATACAGAGTACGAGGAGTTTAGCTACGCGGCAATAGGCCAGCAGGAAAAGATATTAAACGATTTCTGGAAAAAGAATGACCCGACGCCTCATACTGCGGTCAACGAGTCTTATGAAACGTTCATGCGGCGGGTCGATCAGGCGAATGCGAGTTTCAGCGACCACAGAAAGGGAGCTGCTACCGACAGGGGGCAGATGTACATCAGGTTCGGCCCACCTGACGAATATGTTTCAGAGTCTATTCCTTTCAACAGGACCGATCTTGAAGAAGTGATTAACAAGCTCGACGACCAGTACAAGGTAGTCATACATAATACATGGAAAGGACTCGGCACGGAGGATGTCCAGTTGTATAACACTTCCAGGAACAGGAATCAACCGTACCGTGGAGGCGGCATGGACACAGGGGGATATGAGCTCTGGGTCTATGTGCTCAAAGGAAACCCGCTCTTTCCAAGGGACAAACTGATGACAATCCGGTCTGGACTGAGATTTCTGTTCGTCGACAAGGACGGAGTAGGAAATTATCTTCTGGTCGGTACATCTGAAGAGTTTGAGGATTCCTTCGATGAAGCTAACATTGATTAGGCAGAATAGACTTTTCCGTCAAAAAGAGGCTTGGGAATTTTTGGTTGACATCGCAGTCCTCATTAAGTATTTTGCCGTTAAGAGAGATTGGAATCAATCAGTTTTAAATGAAATCCGTATTCCAACCGGATGTGAAAATCACCTTAGTCTGTTTTCCGTAGAAGGAGCGCGTAGTATGGTAGAGAGAAGGCTTACGGTCAAAGCTTCCTTGATGGCTTTCGTACTTTGTCTCATCATCGCCTTGCCC includes:
- a CDS encoding GWxTD domain-containing protein — encoded protein: MNRILKIHLLILLFIVGSSGDSAGQTFRGSGDFEFFLDAGSLPQRSGRVIEFFQIAIPTKEIKYVRKDGSYQAAVSVYLLLSQGEDRIYEKKLMINDPREFLPSVTDLTGFIYIADSVSVDPGSYLLSARVEDLNRKKKTLMGLLKKKHDNSVFEKEPLEIAGFQKDRLIVSAPFLLWGRKPDGQYIPNPIQIYGLKNDTLSFFAQALLPEDSDVTTLDLFMSVFDQKGERIDSVEMVSRVRGGRAFIFGAFDVNAYPAGAYRLTIEATGKGLFALVGKDFSVVWELMNWKRPRRDILVEARIIFNDTEYEEFSYAAIGQQEKILNDFWKKNDPTPHTAVNESYETFMRRVDQANASFSDHRKGAATDRGQMYIRFGPPDEYVSESIPFNRTDLEEVINKLDDQYKVVIHNTWKGLGTEDVQLYNTSRNRNQPYRGGGMDTGGYELWVYVLKGNPLFPRDKLMTIRSGLRFLFVDKDGVGNYLLVGTSEEFEDSFDEANID